The sequence below is a genomic window from Inediibacterium massiliense.
CTTTCACGATCTAACATAGTCACAGTTAAATCTGTAATATTTTTATTTAAAGCCTTAGCTACATTTTTTAAATTTTCTTTTACAGGAGCATCTAATTTTATCACTCCTTTTGCCTTTGGTCCTACTGCAATTTTATCCATATACATATCTGGTGCATTGAGTAGATGTCCTCTTGGAGCAATAGCTACTACAGCTACTGCATTAGGTAGTCCTTTGGCAACACAATTGGTTCCATCTACTGGATCTACTGCAATATCTACTTTGATGGCACTGCTTGTAGCTTTTCCAATTTGTTCTCCAATATAAAGCATTGGAGCTTCATCCATTTCCCCTTCTCCTATTACTACAACTCCATCAATATTTAAAGTATCTAGCATATTTCTCATGCCATCTACTGCAGCTTGATCTGCAATATTTTTATCTCCTCTTCCCATATATTTGGCTGCTCCTAATGCTGCTGCCTCTGTTACTCTCGCTAAGTTTAGTGCTAAATTTCTATCCATTAATAAATCCCCCTTGTTTATGTTTTTCCATAGTCTCTTTTAATATTTCATTTTTATTGAGTCTATGGGTAGCTTCTACAAAACGAATGGTTCCTGTTTTAGAACGCATGACTACAGACTGAGTTTTTGCTTTGTTTCCTTCAAGATATGTAACTCCTTTTAAAAGGTCTCCATCAGATACTCCTGTTGCTACAAAGAATACATCATCTGATTTTACTAGATCGTCCAAAGTAAGTACTTTATAGACACTTTCTTCATCTAGCCCTAATTTTATACATCTTTCCATTTCTTCATCTGACATGGGATTTAATTTTCCTTGCATTTCTCCTCCCATAGATTTAATAGCTGCGGCTGCGATGACTCCCTCTGGAGCTCCACCGATCCCCATAAACACATCTATTCCTGTATTCTCAAAGCAAGTAGCAATAGCAGCTGCCACATCTCCATCACTAAATAATTTGATACGACAACCTACTCTTCTTACTTCTCGAACCAAGTCATAATGTCTTGGTCGATCTTGGATGATCACTGTCATATCTTCAAGATCTTTATGAATGGCTTGAGACACTGCTCTTAGGTTTTTTTCAACCGGATCATCAATGTGGATTACACCCTTTGCCTTTGAACCTACTGCAATTTTTTTCATATAAGTATCTGGAGCATGTAAAAGTCCTCCTTTAGGTCCCATAGCAATAACTGCAATGGCATTAGGAAGTCCTTTAGCAATCAGGTTTGTACCTTCTAATGGATCTACTGCAATATCTACTTCTCGATCTGTTTCTTTACATGTTCCTACTTCTTCTCCAATATAAAGCATAGGAGCTTCATCTAATTCTCCTTCTCCAATGACTACAGTCCCTTTTATAGATACAGAAGAAAAAGCCTTTCTCATACCATCTACAGCAGCTTGATCTGCTGCATTTTTATCTCCTCTTCCCATATATCTTCCACAAGCTAATGCTGCTGTTTCTGTTACTCTTACTAATTCTAACGCTAGGTTTCTATCCATTATACTCCTCCTATTGATTGTTCCAGTCTTTTTTAAATTTTTCAATTCCTTGGTCTGTCATAGGATGCTTTAACATACTCATAAATACTTTATAAGGTATAGTTGCAATATCTGATCCTGCTAAAGCTGCATCCATTACATGTTGAGGATGTCTGATACTTGCTGCAATAATTTCTGTATCTATTCCATGAATATTAAATATATTAGATATATCGCTCACTAAATCTACGCCAGGATTTCCAATATCGTCCATTCTTCCTACAAATGGACTGACAAAGCTTGCCCCTGCCCTTGCAGCAAGTAGTGCTTGATTGGCAGAAAATATTAATGTTACATTTGTTTTGATATTTTTGCTAGACAACATTTTTACAGCTTTTAATCCTTCTGCTGTCATAGGAATTTTTATGACTATATTTTTATGTATTTTAGACAATATTTCTCCTTCTTCTACCATTTCTTCACAAGTATCTCCCATAACCTCTGCACTAATCGGTCCATCTACTAAAGTCACGATTTCTTTAATAACTGTTTGAAAGTCTCTTCCTTCTTTGGCAATTAAGCTTGGATTTGTAGTAACTCCTGATAATATTCCCCAAGTACTGATTTCTTTTATTTCTTCTATGTTGGCTGTGTCAATAAATAGTTTCAACTGTAGATCCTCCTTTTTAAACTTTTCTATCTCTATTATATACAAAACTGTGTCCAGTTAAAAGGTTTGCAGGGTTTATATTTGTAAAAAGAACGTTCATATGTTTAAATATTTAGAGAAAATCTAGTATATAGTCTCTTAAAAATCCTAACACCACTCATTTGACATCCTGTCAATAGTGGCTAATTTGGTGTCCTACCAAATTTACGGATTTTTATTCTTCTATATACTGATTTTTTTACTAAATCTTTAATATTATTCTCTAACCTTTTTACAAATATAAATCGTACAATTGGTAGTTATAAAAAGAACATTCACTTCTTTAAACATTTAGAATAAATCTAGTATATAACTTCTTTAAAATCATAACACCACTCATTTGACATCCTATCAATAGTGGCTAATTTGGCGTCCTGCCAAATTTACGGATTTTTATTCTTCTATATACTGATTTTTTTATTAAATCTTTAATATTATTCACTAACCTTTTTGTAAATATAAATCATACTATTGGTGGTTATAAAAAGGAATACAAAAAACCCCTAATAATAGGGGTTTTTTATGTATTATTTATTAAGTGGTTTTAATCCTAGGATTTCTCTTGCTTCTGCAGGTGTTGCAATTTCTCTTCCTAATTCTTTAGCAAGACGAACAGCTTTTTCTACCATTTGTCCATTGCTTTCTGCCATAACACCTTTTTCAATGTATACATTGTCTTCAAATCCTACTCTTACGTGTCCACCCATAACGATTGCTAATGCTGCCATTGGGTATTGGTTTTTACCAACACCAGCTACTGTCCATGTAGATCCTGCTGGAATGCTGTCTGCGATGAATGCTAAATCTCTAGCTGTAGCTGTCATTTGTACTCCTAGTACAAAGTCAAAATGCATTGGAGCCTTTATAAATCCTTTTTTGTGCATTTTGATTGCAATATCTACCATACCTTTGTCAAATACTTCGATTTCAGGTTTTACTCCTCTTTCGATCATTGTTTTTCCAAAAGTTTTGATAGTGTTGTCAGTGTTTACGAATACTTCGTCTCCACCAAAGTTACAAGTTCCACAGTCAAGAGTTGCCATTTCAGGATGTTTAAGTCCTAATTGTGGTTCTTCAACTTCTGTAGATTGAAGTCTTTCCATATCTGTCATTCCTACTGCTCCACCTGTAGATGGTTGAATGATTGCATCTGGACAAAGCTTTCTAATTGCATCAATACATGCTTTAAATCTAGCTTTATCTTGCGTAGGAGTTCCATCATCATTACGTACATGTAAGTGAATGATACTTGCTCCTGCTTTATAAGCAGATTCTGCTTCTCTTGCAATTTCTTCTACAGTGTATGGAACGTTTGGATTATGTTCTTTTGTTACTTCTGCACCACATATTGCAGCGGTAATGATTAATTTTTCCATTCTTGTGATCCTCCTTGGTATTTATTATTTTCTTTGGCAAGCTTTTGGTGTCACACAAGTACCGATAGCTGTAGCAACAACGATTGGTTCTTCTAATACATCAGCAGCTGAAGCACTGATATCTTTTCTTGAAACAACTACTTTTCTTGCTTCAAATTTCATTTTTCTTGAAGAATTTCCTTCTTGGATAATTTCTCCAACTACTTCAATATAATCTCCTGCATATACTGGCGCTAAGAATTTGATTTCTTCGTATCCAGCAAAAAGACCTTCGTCTCCATCTCTAATAATTAATAATTCTGTAGCAAGATCTCCAAATAGATGTACCATATGTGCTCCGTCTACTAATTCTCCACCATAATGTGCATCCTTTGCACTCATTCTTAATCTTAACATTGATTTAACATTTGCCATTTTCAATTCCTCCAATTTCTTTAGTAATAAAGATATGGAAAACCAATATCTAGTATTTTACCTATGCCTATATCATTATATCCCAAAAGCAAAATATTTACAATGGGTGAATGATGGATTTATTTTAGTTTAATTCTATAATTCTATTAGCTACAAACATACCATCATCATCATATCCATCAATAAATATAGTCGTATCTTCTCTTAAATGTCCAATCTTAATTGGATCTCCTTTGAAAGACCATATCTTTGTATCATCTGTTACAGTAACAGAAGTAGTTACATATTCTTTTTTTACTGGATCAAAATTTTTTACAGTAATTCGATTGTATTTAGAGTAAACTTTAATAACCTCTCCTGTAATGTTATCTTTATTGGCAGCTTTTTTTGCTTCAATCTTAATTATTTTATTATTTTCAAGTCTTAATGTTACATCATAGTGAATATCTAAATCATTCAGTTTTTTATTTTCATCATCAATTTTTACATCTACTCCATTAGATACTTCATAGGTCCTTGTTTCTTTATCATCTGTTAAAATAGTAATCTTTGTAGGGTCTCCTATAATAATTTGTTTGATTACCCCTTCATCTCTTGTTCTTTCTTCTCTACTTGCAGCTATAACTTCTACTACTTTGTCATAATGCACTGTAATAGTTGCTATATCTCCTTTTGACAATTCATCTAACTCTACTTTTCTTCTATCTTTTCTAATAGTAGGTCTATCCTCTATCTCTAGTTCTAGTACTTTATTGCTATTGGTTCTAAATTTTAATATTGGTTTTTCTTTAAATAATACAGAGGACTCTAAAATTCCTTCATATATTTTTTCTTTAGATTGAAGTTCAATAGTTATAGCTTTATCTCCTATAAATTTTACTTTTATTTCTTCTCCTTCTATCAATCTATCCGTAGATATTTTTTTTCCATCATATTTCATTTCTGTATTATTATCTATTTGTATTTCTTTTTTGAGCACCAAGTTATCTGTATTACGAACAGTTAAAAGATCATAATCGTATTTTTTTTCTAATTTTTCTACTTTTCCATACCAAGTAGTCACTGCATTGTCTACTTCGACCGTATCTAATTCTCCATTTTTGTTATAAATAAGCTTAATGCCATCCCCTTTATTTAAATCCTTCATCGCTTTTGTTTTTCCATTAATAAGGATGGTTACACCTTTAAGATTGTATACTTCTTCTTTTTCTTCCCCACCTTTTACCATAATCATATTGGCATCTAACGATATATAGCTAATGATTCTTTGTAATACTTTTGATCCATTATTAATATTATTAGTATTTGTATTATCAGTATTTGTATTATTTTCTACAGGTGGTGTAACTACACTCGTCTGAGTACCTAATAAATCATAAGTCTTAGAACACATAGTAGCCATTACTGCTCTATTTACAATACTATTTGGGTTAAATCTTTTCTTTTCATCTCCACCAATAATTTTTTTCTTTTCTAATAAATCTACATAAGGTTTAGCTACGGTAGAAATACTTTCTGCATCTGTAAAGGTAAGTACTGGTAATGGGTCAATTTGATCCTTCATGTCTATGGCTTTTCCAATAAATACTGCAATATCTACTTTCTTGGCAGATACTTGTTTTCCGTTTTTGATAATAATCTTTAGATCATCTGAGCGAATAATCCCATACTCTAATCCATAGGCTACAGCATCTTTTGCCCAATCTGGGACTTTATTTTGATTCATAACAGTACTATATTTTGCTGTTAATCCACTATTACTTTTTAATTTGTTAGAAATTTTCAAAGTATTGTAAATCATTTGCATAGCTTCTATGTAAGTTACAGATTGATCCGGTTTAAAAGTAGTTTTTAAGCTATAATCATCAAAATATCCACTAATAATTTTTTTGTCTGCCATTTTGTTGATATATTCTTTTGCCCAATGATTGTTTGGCACATCTGAAAAGTTGATGGCTGCAAAACTTGCCATGGTATTTGCTACAATGAATGCGCCCGTTATTATACCACATAATATTTTTTTCTTCATATGTACATAGCCTCCTTTATATCCTATACTTTTACTTCTATTATACATAATTTTTTATCTACTTCTATACTATTGTACCATAATCCTTTTAAAAATGAAAAATGTAACAAAGTAGTAATATAGAAACACCTAAAGAAATCTTTAGGTGTTTCTGAATTAAAGAGCAATATCAAATTTTAATTCTGTTTCCTTTTGAGTCCCATCATTTTGGCGAAGCTTAAAAGTCAAGGTAATATTTTTCCATGGTTCATCTTTTTTAGTAGGAATAGGCATCTTGATGACACCATTGATTTCATCATCTTTTTTAATATCATTAAACCAAGTTGGATCGATATCGTAAATAGCTCTTACATCTTCTTGTTTATATGTTTTATCTCCTGCTATAATTTTAGCACTTCTTTGGTCAATTTGCACTGGAGTACTTGCTTTATTCTCTACTTTTATATATACAGAAGCTACTTTATCATCTTCATCTATAGATATTCCTGTAACAGAGATCCACACATCTCCTATAGTCTGACTGATTGGAAGTTTTTTATAATCTATAGATGATTTTTTTTCTTCTTTTTGTTCCTCTTTTTTATCTTCTGATTTTTTATCTTCTTCTTTCTTAGGTTCCTCTTTTGGTTCTTCCTTATCTGTTTTCTTTACCTCTTCTTTTGGCTCTTCCTTTACAATAGAAATGATTTTCATTCCATCATCCCATTTCACTTGAGCTCCTAGATTTTCTGCAATAAATCTTGCAGGTACATAAGTACGATCCTTATACATCAGAACTGTATATTCACTGTCTAATGCTTTATGCTTTCCATTAAAAGTAAAAGAAATATAATCTGCAATTTGAGCAGGTACCAAAGAACCTTGAGCAAAGACAGATGCTCCTGCTCCTAACATAGATCCTATCACCAATCCTGTAATGAGTTGTTTATACTTCATTTTTAACTCCTCCCTTTTATTCTCTCACCCATAATTTATCATATTCCATAGCCAATATGTTATATTCCATCACTTTATTCCTTAATTCTTTTTTAGTTTTTTCTATTTGTAAAGTTGCTTGCTGCACCTTTAGAGGTATAGTCATACCAATTTCCATATTAACCTTTGCTTTTTTTAAATCATCTTGTGCCTGCTCTAGTGCAATTTTTTGTTGTTCATATTGATCTTTTCGTTGATTTAAAGACGTATAAATCTTTCTTAATCCATATTCATAAGCTTGCTTTTTTTCTCCTAATTCAATAGTAGCCTTTTGAGCATCAATTTCTTTTACTTTATAAGACTCTCCCCCTACATTATATACATAAAGCTTTACCCCTAAATCCTTTAGTTCTATAGACTTTTGCAAAGCCCATAAACTAGGACTTTCTTCAATAGATTTTATGATATGACCTTCTATATCTTCATCCTTGATCTTTTCAAAAGCAATATCTCCTTTTAAAGTATATCTTTCATCTGCTTTTGCTCCTATTAAATCATTTAATTGTTCATAAGCTTTTTTCAATCCCTTATCTGCCAACTCCAATTCTTTTTTTGCATTTTGATAATTTCTTTCTGATTGTTTTTTTTCTAATTCGCTACTCATTCCTTGATCATATTTTGCTTTAATTTGCTGTAAATCTTTATTATAAAAGTCTATAGCTAAAGTCGCAACTTTTTTTGCATCTTCCCATTTTAATACTTCATAATATGCACTCTTTACTTCATATGCAATTTTGTCCTTCACTTTATTGATCTGTCTATCTGCTAATTGTCTATTCACCTCTGCGCTTTTAAAATACAGATAAGCATCATGTACAGGTTTTTCTGCCTTTCCTACTCCATAAGATAGAGGAATTTCATCTATAGCATCACTAGCATCATCTTTCATTTCTTTTGCTCGATCTACATCCATCTCAGCTTGTTTTAATGTCCTGCTAAATTTTAAAGCTTTGGCTAATAAATCATCATATGTATAATCCCATTTTTTTTCTTGATTTTGTTGTTCATTACTTTCTTGTTTACTAGATTCTTTTTTCTCTACTTGATTGTTTTTCTCTATAGTGATGGTAACCACTTTAGTAATACTATTATATTTCGTATTTATTCCAAAAATATCCGCTAAATATTTTATTGGAAGCATGACTCTATCCTCTTTCATTTCTACTATAGTATCCATGATAATTTTTCTTCCATCTACATTGACTATATTGCTATTCACTTTCATTTGAATAATTTGGTCATCCTTATAAATATTTACGGTTTGATTTTGCTCATCCCATTGTATAAGCTTTGAATCGATTCCTATCACTTCTGCTATATTTCTAATTGGCATCATCGTTCTTCCGTTTTTTATATATGGTGCTGTATCTCCTTTTTTTACCTCATCTCCTACTTTGTAATTACGGTCATCCATTCTAAACTCAATAATCTGCTTTTGTACTCCATCAAAATCTGTAGGTAAAGCTATCTCTGCTGCAAAGATAGGTTGAGCTGAGATCATTCCTATCATTGCAAAAGCTGAAACTGTATTTTTGATTTTATGTTTCATATGTTTTCTCTCCTCTTTCTATACATTCTATATTATTTTCCATTATATATGAATGATATAGAATCTTCAATAATAAGTATTTTTCTTAAAGAAATTGTAATATATACAAAAAGAGCCTTTCATTTGAAAGACTCTTTTGTGTTTTAAAATGTACTATTTAATAGTAACTGTTTGAGTAGCTGCATCCCAGTTAGCTTCTGCTCCTAAAGCTTTAGCAATAAAGCTGATCGGAAGCATTGTTCTTCCATCTTTGATTTCAGCTACAGTATCCATCATTACTGGAGTACCGTTAACCATTAATTGAGGGCTTCCGATAGTTACTTGAGCAACTCTTTCTCCTTTGAATACAGTAACTGTTCTAGCAGCGTCGTTCCATACGATACTTGCTTCTGGTACACCCATAGCTTCTGCTACGTATCTTACTGA
It includes:
- the fsa gene encoding fructose-6-phosphate aldolase, encoding MKLFIDTANIEEIKEISTWGILSGVTTNPSLIAKEGRDFQTVIKEIVTLVDGPISAEVMGDTCEEMVEEGEILSKIHKNIVIKIPMTAEGLKAVKMLSSKNIKTNVTLIFSANQALLAARAGASFVSPFVGRMDDIGNPGVDLVSDISNIFNIHGIDTEIIAASIRHPQHVMDAALAGSDIATIPYKVFMSMLKHPMTDQGIEKFKKDWNNQ
- a CDS encoding 3-aminobutyryl-CoA ammonia-lyase translates to MANVKSMLRLRMSAKDAHYGGELVDGAHMVHLFGDLATELLIIRDGDEGLFAGYEEIKFLAPVYAGDYIEVVGEIIQEGNSSRKMKFEARKVVVSRKDISASAADVLEEPIVVATAIGTCVTPKACQRK
- the glpX gene encoding class II fructose-bisphosphatase; translation: MDRNLALNLARVTEAAALGAAKYMGRGDKNIADQAAVDGMRNMLDTLNIDGVVVIGEGEMDEAPMLYIGEQIGKATSSAIKVDIAVDPVDGTNCVAKGLPNAVAVVAIAPRGHLLNAPDMYMDKIAVGPKAKGVIKLDAPVKENLKNVAKALNKNITDLTVTMLDRERHEGIIKECRELGVRIKLFQEGDVAAAIATCFEDRGVDIMLGIGGAPEGVIAAAALKCLGGEFQGRLVPYEEEEKQRCEKMGVDCSKVLLMDDLVKGDEVFFAATGISEGDLLNGVTYYGNNMAKTHSVVMRAETGTIRFIEAIHKLDQKPEYAK
- the glpX gene encoding class II fructose-bisphosphatase, producing MDRNLALELVRVTETAALACGRYMGRGDKNAADQAAVDGMRKAFSSVSIKGTVVIGEGELDEAPMLYIGEEVGTCKETDREVDIAVDPLEGTNLIAKGLPNAIAVIAMGPKGGLLHAPDTYMKKIAVGSKAKGVIHIDDPVEKNLRAVSQAIHKDLEDMTVIIQDRPRHYDLVREVRRVGCRIKLFSDGDVAAAIATCFENTGIDVFMGIGGAPEGVIAAAAIKSMGGEMQGKLNPMSDEEMERCIKLGLDEESVYKVLTLDDLVKSDDVFFVATGVSDGDLLKGVTYLEGNKAKTQSVVMRSKTGTIRFVEATHRLNKNEILKETMEKHKQGGFING
- a CDS encoding copper amine oxidase N-terminal domain-containing protein, with the protein product MKYKQLITGLVIGSMLGAGASVFAQGSLVPAQIADYISFTFNGKHKALDSEYTVLMYKDRTYVPARFIAENLGAQVKWDDGMKIISIVKEEPKEEVKKTDKEEPKEEPKKEEDKKSEDKKEEQKEEKKSSIDYKKLPISQTIGDVWISVTGISIDEDDKVASVYIKVENKASTPVQIDQRSAKIIAGDKTYKQEDVRAIYDIDPTWFNDIKKDDEINGVIKMPIPTKKDEPWKNITLTFKLRQNDGTQKETELKFDIAL
- a CDS encoding 3-keto-5-aminohexanoate cleavage protein, which codes for MEKLIITAAICGAEVTKEHNPNVPYTVEEIAREAESAYKAGASIIHLHVRNDDGTPTQDKARFKACIDAIRKLCPDAIIQPSTGGAVGMTDMERLQSTEVEEPQLGLKHPEMATLDCGTCNFGGDEVFVNTDNTIKTFGKTMIERGVKPEIEVFDKGMVDIAIKMHKKGFIKAPMHFDFVLGVQMTATARDLAFIADSIPAGSTWTVAGVGKNQYPMAALAIVMGGHVRVGFEDNVYIEKGVMAESNGQMVEKAVRLAKELGREIATPAEAREILGLKPLNK
- a CDS encoding S-layer homology domain-containing protein, which encodes MKKKILCGIITGAFIVANTMASFAAINFSDVPNNHWAKEYINKMADKKIISGYFDDYSLKTTFKPDQSVTYIEAMQMIYNTLKISNKLKSNSGLTAKYSTVMNQNKVPDWAKDAVAYGLEYGIIRSDDLKIIIKNGKQVSAKKVDIAVFIGKAIDMKDQIDPLPVLTFTDAESISTVAKPYVDLLEKKKIIGGDEKKRFNPNSIVNRAVMATMCSKTYDLLGTQTSVVTPPVENNTNTDNTNTNNINNGSKVLQRIISYISLDANMIMVKGGEEKEEVYNLKGVTILINGKTKAMKDLNKGDGIKLIYNKNGELDTVEVDNAVTTWYGKVEKLEKKYDYDLLTVRNTDNLVLKKEIQIDNNTEMKYDGKKISTDRLIEGEEIKVKFIGDKAITIELQSKEKIYEGILESSVLFKEKPILKFRTNSNKVLELEIEDRPTIRKDRRKVELDELSKGDIATITVHYDKVVEVIAASREERTRDEGVIKQIIIGDPTKITILTDDKETRTYEVSNGVDVKIDDENKKLNDLDIHYDVTLRLENNKIIKIEAKKAANKDNITGEVIKVYSKYNRITVKNFDPVKKEYVTTSVTVTDDTKIWSFKGDPIKIGHLREDTTIFIDGYDDDGMFVANRIIELN
- a CDS encoding stalk domain-containing protein, which encodes MKHKIKNTVSAFAMIGMISAQPIFAAEIALPTDFDGVQKQIIEFRMDDRNYKVGDEVKKGDTAPYIKNGRTMMPIRNIAEVIGIDSKLIQWDEQNQTVNIYKDDQIIQMKVNSNIVNVDGRKIIMDTIVEMKEDRVMLPIKYLADIFGINTKYNSITKVVTITIEKNNQVEKKESSKQESNEQQNQEKKWDYTYDDLLAKALKFSRTLKQAEMDVDRAKEMKDDASDAIDEIPLSYGVGKAEKPVHDAYLYFKSAEVNRQLADRQINKVKDKIAYEVKSAYYEVLKWEDAKKVATLAIDFYNKDLQQIKAKYDQGMSSELEKKQSERNYQNAKKELELADKGLKKAYEQLNDLIGAKADERYTLKGDIAFEKIKDEDIEGHIIKSIEESPSLWALQKSIELKDLGVKLYVYNVGGESYKVKEIDAQKATIELGEKKQAYEYGLRKIYTSLNQRKDQYEQQKIALEQAQDDLKKAKVNMEIGMTIPLKVQQATLQIEKTKKELRNKVMEYNILAMEYDKLWVRE